The genomic DNA cacatatatattctgtatacacatacacatgcacacacacacacacacacacacacacacacacacacacacacacacacacatgcgcgcgcacacgcacacgcacgcgcacgcgcacgcgcacgcacacgcacacgcacacgcgcacagcacacacacacagacgcacacgcacgcgcacgcacacgcacacgcgcacgcacacgcacacgcacacgcacacgcacacgcacacgcgcacgcacacgcacacgcacacacactcacacgcacacgcacacacacacacacacacacacacacacacatatatatatatatatatatatatatatatgtaaacatacatatgcacatatacacatatgcacaaatacgtgcatatatacatacacatatgtatctcactctctcatatctTGTTTCGTCATTTACAGGAAATGGAACTTGGTCTACAAATGCGAAAACAGAGCGAGAAGGAAGATCCTCCTGTAAACCAGATGGTGTGTACCCCATGTTTTACGCATTATATTATCTGTTGGCATAGCGCAAAATGTCATTATTGGATAGAAAGGAATGCATAAatgtgttagtctctctctctcacacactggcCCCTATTCCTTCAACAGGGGGCGAACCATGGCAAAAGCAGGCGCGAATACTCAGTGGTGTCCGATCCCCGCGGCCATGTCTATATCTTCAACAACACCTTCGACGGCCAAGGGAAAAGCCAGCGGACAGGCGCCAACCTTGACTCTCTGAACATCCATGATACCTTCAGGAAGATGGGCTACGATGTCTTTATCCTTGAAGACCTGTCGAAGGAGCAGACCCTCATGGCCTTCAATAGCATTCGGGGCAACGCCAACCTGAGTGGCGTGGATGCTTTGATCATCTTCATCCTGAGTCACGGCGTCGACCCTTACACCTTCAAGGCGAACGACGGCCAAGAAATCTCTCTCCACAAGATCCGCTTCAGCTTCACCAACCGCGGGTGTCCCTACATGAAGGGGAAGCCAAAGATCTTCTTCACCAACTACTGCCGCGGCGATCAGATGGAGAAGCGGGAGCTGGACAGCGTGGAAGTACCCTGCGATATGGTCACGATACACGCCTCCATCGAGGGCGTCATGGCACACAGACTGAAGTCCTCGGGCACGGTGTTTGTTAAGTGCCTCTGCGACGTGCTGAACAAACACGCCCGCAACATGGAGCTCAGGGAACTGTACGGAGAGCTCGGCGATCAGATGAGGCAAAATAAGGGAACAAGACCCATGTGGGAGGATTATGGATTCGAGAGGTTCTGCTTCAACCCTGTCTGATGCGCTGTGATGGGcgtagttttctctctcttgcccttttatGCGTggccttcttccttttcattattatcttctttccaCCCCGAATGCCCAGATAAAACCAGGTGGCGGCGATCAATGACAGTCCAACTAATATGTCTATAGCGTTCAAAATACTAGGCTTGTAGAGAAGGTGCGTCAAAAGTCTTGTCTTTATGAAACACAAGCaatgtttttttcatgttgaaATAACGCTTTTCTAGACATTGTGTTTCAAGCTATCTAGGATTTATAAGGGCAAGACACTGTTTCCAGGTGCCCCGGGTGTATTTTGAAAAACATGTTTCTAATTTATACAGTGAACTGTGATATTTTATAAGTCCTGAATGGCTAATCACCAagcataataaatattttttgtaacaCTTATAGAagcataattattaccattgccaatGGTAATTTTCCTGcactatgtattttttatttgcagAAAATAGTTTCCAATTTTTATCCAGTCAGTTTTACAATTGTGATATTTTGGGTCGTATAGGCATTTTTAACTGACATTTTCTCTGAAGGTAACAGTTTATGCATAGTATTAGGAATACGAAATACATTAGTTATGTAATAAAGATTTATCAAATTACAAATTGCAATGGCATCTGATTAGATACCTTATAAGAATTATAAACTATAATACCttaaaactatatatactatctaagaagagagagagaaagatctgattttgattttgaaaagttATTCAATATAATATACAGTTGTACATATTTGAAAAGGCATAGGAACTATTAAAACCAATTAAAGAATGTTATAcactcaattacacacacacacacacacacacacacacacacacacacacacacacacacacacacacacacacacacacacacacacacacacgcacacacacacacacacacacacacacacacacacacacacatacacacacacacacacacacacacacacacacacacacacacacacacacacacacacacacacacacacatatatatatatatatatatatataaacacaaacacaaacacagtaacgtgtacacaaagatgataaagaaaacagccacagtacctttttatctttgtatacacgttactgtgtttgtgtcatatatatatatatatatatatatatatatatatatatatatatatatatatacatgtatgtatatatatgtatgtatatatatatgtatatatatatgtgtgtgtgtatgtatatatatgtatgtatatatatgtatatatatatatatatatatatatatatatatatatatatatatatatatgtatatgtatgtatatatatatgtatatgtatgaatgtatgtatataaaaagtaatatatatacacatacatatacaaatatgaatgtatacatattatatatatatatatatatatatatatatatatatatatatatctgtgtgtgtgcgtgtgtgtgtgtgtgtgtgtttgggcgttgTGTGTCTTATCTCATTTCAGAGAACTGCGATTCCAACTTTATCAGTTTGATATCTCTTTCACATAGATAAGATCCCGTTGTATCTCTCCCATATTCTAAATGGAATGTGGGACTGCAATGTTaatcagatggatatatatatatatatatatatatatatatatatatatatatatatatatttttcaccatGCCTCCTCGATATTTATAAAAGAAGGGTGAAATGATAATGCCAAATTAATAACTTCAGAACCTGACAGCCTGTTTACATTCCTAAGTGGCTATACGTCTTTGAGTAGAGTTCAGATAAGCAACTCGGTCATGACTTTTATGATTAACGCACCGCATAGGCTGGGTTAGCCACGTAAGAGAGTTATGTTTAAAaagttatataggtatatatttatagagaccGTGAAACAGGGAGAATTAGGAGAGACATgaatgaatgagaggagagagaggcagagaggcagaggcagagacagaggcagagatagagacagagacagacagagagagagaaggaagtcaGTATATTCTGCTGAACAGATATGCATAGCTTACGGCATAGTGTATCGCAACGTATTACTAACAATGACTTTCATAATCCACACGTTCTTCgacaacacaaataaaaacacaaatattctTTACTGGCAACTTTCCCCCCTCAGTGAGCACAGTTGCCAGTTATATACATTCCAGACAAAAACGACAGTGCATGCGTCAGCTTTGTGAGAAGAGTGTATCCTTTCTGGTCGAAGAGTGATAAAACTGCTACATTTTTCTGATAAAACATCCTATGGTACTGGCGTATTAATAGGTGTGTTTttaagtattatttatttatttatttatttattaatgggcGAAATCTAACGTTCAATAATTTATTCGAACAATTGCCTGTCAACAACGACGAAGTAGTGTGCAGATACAAGGAGTATGTATTCTTGTAGTGGATATTTTTGCCACAATACAGTATTTTCTACAGATAGCAATTTCAAGATGCATGACTCTTGTCCCATTTGCAGGTAAAcgccagaaaataaagaaattatttcCTTGGCAACTTTCAGTAGACTACAGGGGTGCTAAGTGTTGTAAAAGCAGTGATGTCAAATCAATGAAATTTCGTGCCAGGCTGTGTATTCTACCGCGGGTTTTTAAAACACTAACAgctaacaaattatatataaactatatatatgcaagtttcACGTAGCTTCCAAACCTCAGAATGGCGACGCGTGATGACAAGGTTGCATTTATTTAAGCTGGATTAAagctatatgaccttgatgtctagcacataacTATCAACCATTAAGCTGGGTTTTAGGTtagtgttaattttttttcctattcccctctttgccaacccccctctctctctcaaatgtcaCAAATTTTAACCGCCCAAAACGGGTAAATCTGGAAATTGAGAAAGTGTGATTTGGGAACTTGATATTAAGAGTACGTCACGATCATCGAAGCTGGAAAACATTGTCCTATAGTAAATGGCTAATGTTGCATCTACCATTCaggtctggtgtcttatctctttggggagtgactgtgtgggtgttagtgcccacaggtatggctgggtgttggaggctgaagttggagaggtaggagccggtaggctccccagtcggctaaggactgggcagtaaggataagtccgatatgccaacctgagcctcgcccgggttatgcccatgaggggagcccggtctgtgccgactaatgccgactcgcttacgtgtgtcaactggtgctgactcggctgagcttagtccttacccgccgtggtgcccagccacatcagtaacctccaggcgacaattgcaacttctcgcgcctgggagGGGCGCgagagaggccgaca from Penaeus chinensis breed Huanghai No. 1 chromosome 30, ASM1920278v2, whole genome shotgun sequence includes the following:
- the LOC125041105 gene encoding caspase-2-like isoform X3, producing the protein MVIVTPKKVYECRICCVQLSGLVPLKSHLVSDVHKKKVEAQRLTDSRALKFAPTLGSSRGPPIFRATAATQEILGFHAPSDVQGFSVVQTPTAVQGVSVIQTPTNLQGVSLIPSLSAIHSSSDFRTSFPAPGNSVFTASTPTAPSFQITDEEFKNYAAVFGTEPPSGGFSALSNQQQPSQAEEESELEKAFREMLVIQTDNTAEPFSCIACQKRFNSSYTLSDHLKSKKHKKKEMELGLQMRKQSEKEDPPVNQMGANHGKSRREYSVVSDPRGHVYIFNNTFDGQGKSQRTGANLDSLNIHDTFRKMGYDVFILEDLSKEQTLMAFNSIRGNANLSGVDALIIFILSHGVDPYTFKANDGQEISLHKIRFSFTNRGCPYMKGKPKIFFTNYCRGDQMEKRELDSVEVPCDMVTIHASIEGVMAHRLKSSGTVFVKCLCDVLNKHARNMELRELYGELGDQMRQNKGTRPMWEDYGFERFCFNPV